CTTTATTGGTTTTGACTGGCGTTACAGAAAATTGGGCCACAACGAAATAGAAGAAAATCTTTTTGGTCAAACTAATACCAAAGACAACCGAACTCAATTCAGTTTAGGAGTTAATTACACTTTACCATTGCTAATCATCGCCCAAGCCGAAGTATATCTAGATGGGAATGTGCGTTTTCAATTGATGAGAGAAGACATAACCATTTCCAAAAGATTAAGAGCAGGTTTTATGGTGAATACTGACAAAGAATATATGATT
This sequence is a window from Bacteroidota bacterium. Protein-coding genes within it:
- a CDS encoding copper oxidase; its protein translation is FIGFDWRYRKLGHNEIEENLFGQTNTKDNRTQFSLGVNYTLPLLIIAQAEVYLDGNVRFQLMREDITISKRLRAGFMVNTDKEYMIDFRYIINKNTGIRTHYDSDMGFGVGLTLNY